Proteins co-encoded in one Brassica oleracea var. oleracea cultivar TO1000 chromosome C4, BOL, whole genome shotgun sequence genomic window:
- the LOC106338194 gene encoding putative F-box protein At3g17490, whose product MVECNGLLLCSTMSKRIVIWNRTQARWIDRDNLSLYDTYSLGHDGNNLYKLMKFNFGSFDIDGRECYGPEAEVYEFSSNSWREIGIIGDWSLLRPSMMVSVDGNSYWLASSGQVQVFIQSFDFSTDSFRAIQLPSTPLSRDMTIYDVSSSQGV is encoded by the coding sequence ATGGTGGAGTGCAATGGTTTACTTCTCTGTAGCACAATGTCTAAGAGGATTGTGATCTGGAACCGTACTCAAGCGAGATGGATTGACAGAGACAATCTCTCCTTGTACGACACATACTCCCTAGGTCACGACGGTAACAATCTATATAAGTTGATGAAGTTCAACTTTGGTTCTTTTGACATAGATGGGAGGGAGTGTTATGGGCCAGAAGCTGAAGTTTATGAATTTTCTTCCAACTCTTGGAGAGAGATTGGCATAATAGGAGATTGGAGTTTGCTCAGACCTTCTATGATGGTTTCTGTCGATGGTAACTCATATTGGCTAGCCTCCTCAGGTCAGGTCCAAGTCTTTATACAAAGTTTCGACTTCTCTACAGATTCCTTCAGAGCAATCCAACTCCCTTCAACTCCACTTTCCCGTGACATGACTATCTATGATGTTTCATCATCTCAGGGAGTTTGA